The Apium graveolens cultivar Ventura chromosome 6, ASM990537v1, whole genome shotgun sequence genome contains a region encoding:
- the LOC141668332 gene encoding DNA polymerase zeta catalytic subunit-like isoform X2 gives MPPHSPGDACTHALSLAIEKALKLKGNAGSKRQHVHGCSVVQARRLYGYKSSEEFFVKIFLYYPQDVSRAANLLVGGAILDKVLQPHESHVPFLLQFLIDHNLYGMGHLHVSKMMFRIPVPDGSWSKAKDNRQHRLKTNNSDSLPVDSLVDSGGNACLGLPLWTSLTIPNGWIWQQSSQLDPSIGPNPYFVSRQSTCQLEGDASVHEILNQQNLSYSSLSQTGSDVKIVQSLIPIWEEFEKAGVYGASSLSMPGKPHPKDILRTLSDGVEFVDKYVELFGNTSTQLKNDMSSDDHNVDESNHINVCVEQSPTDKVLSNVGPSDLKTADHEALTLLNWLASSQAAEDINSDDELARETILSPLLPAPTMFKMLERANIDYESQSQQECQDILDCVEDSIDILSSKKKVLQHTDNCQLTLKKNTPWTDGSNVDQKLIPCAAKSSEVEMSCEYEKSLQAHTDVEFGSRCTTIQKRKRPLQSSGSFSMNDEVEGDIQSKTAHESIHSNCFADNDEIKRICDVATGCVESDFKCSEETTVDLGSSVRDLMRRKRCYRAEQAAKVGRKTCETQSESKAADSSFLDTNEKQVSTSTSRSENRYLGTSTMHEHTKNTSQWVDSKNQNSAAEPGFREYLTGEDLTDVSKAVTPLSFNRSSKPDPCFRKLNFDDDDKLLGTEKVLPSDAVYSSPSCTLQTENVVLDNPGQFSSCDNTNHSQRESELSAEKSKGLERTITHIHTRCSSSGQNVPDNVIDAGPSFLIHDFPEIKDQNAKSIKEDFNHHQKGDLGNPAHFHSDSSSYILTPTIFPPSADSVDRWLSQEDTGSLGISIDSHGSLAAARRDRMLDSGLLPQDDTIIAQVKQQFEGSHNAGLRPLHSDSLKMSKNEVTTLFIKKDTCFLEDTSQISAPDGKSKLTPSSQIGFRDPASVGGGQQLTVFSIEVQAQSKGDSQPDPRLDAINFIVLVIFEDDELMTETHVLLRSDTAPAQRNLDGISSCKILVFSEEKELVNHFIKVIHSYDPDIIMGWDIQGGSLGYLAERAAQIGIGLLNKISRTVSQTTELGQDLDVHVKSVITDALLEPSVAHPSVLDDAIIDDEWGRTHASGIHVSGRIILNCWRLVRSEVKLNMYTAEAVAEEVLRQKIPFIPCKELTKWFASGPGRARYRCIEYIIDKAKLNIQITTQLDMINRTSELARVFGIDFFSVLSRGSQYRVESMLLRLAHTQNYLAIAPGSQQVASQPAMECLPLVMEPESGFYADPVVVLDFQSLYPSMIIAYNLCFCTCLGKVTPAKSNTLGVSSYSPDPNVLLDLKDEILLTPNGVMYVPSKVRKGVLPRLLEEILSTRIMVKQAMKKLAPSERVRKRIFNARQLALKLIANVTYGYTAAGFSGRMPCAELADSIVQCGRRTLETAISFVNAHEKWKAKVLYGDTDSLFVLLKGRSVKEALEIGQDIASTVTAMNPNPVTLKLEKVYHPCFLLTKKRYVGYSYESFDQVKPIFDAKGIETVRRDTCGAVSKTMEQSLRLFFEHQDLFKVKKYLLRQWKRILSGRVSLQDFVFAKEVRLGTYSSRTSSLPPAAIVATKAMKNDPRAEPRYAERIPYVVVHGEPGARLVDMVVDPLELLAINSPFKLNDLYYIKKQIIPALQRVFTLVGVDLNQWFQEMPRPEQKVFGKHQLNALNPNRTRIDSYYLSKHCILCGELVQASTYICGKCSKHEATVATVMVGRTSKLEREIQHLADICRHCGGGDWIIESGVKCTSLACSVFFERRKVQKELQSLSAIATEANFYPRCIVEWF, from the exons ATGCCTCCACATTCACCAG GTGATGCATGCACTCACGCTCTCTCACTTGCCATTGAGAAGGCATTAAAG CTCAAAGGAAATGCGGGTTCAAAACGTCAGCATGTGCATGGTTGCAGTGTTGTCCAAGCAAGGAGATTATATGGCTATAAATCTTCAGAGGAATTTTTTGTCAAGATTTTTCT ATATTATCCACAGGATGTTTCTCGTGCTGCTAATCTGCTTGTG GGAGGTGCAATCCTTGATAAAGTTTTACAACCTCACGAGTCACACGTGCCATTCCTTCTCCAGTTTCTG ATTGACCATAACCTTTATGGAATGGGTCATCTGCATGTATCCAAGATGATGTTCCGCATTCCGGTACCAGATGGTTCTTGGAGTAAAGCAAAGGATAACAGACAACACAGGCTTAAGACGAACAACAGTGATAGTTTGCCCGTTGATTCTCTG GTCGACTCGGGTGGAAATGCATGTTTAGGTTTACCCCTATGGACTTCCCTCACAATTCCAAATGGTTGGATTTGGCAACAATCTAGTCAGCTAGATCCTTCAATAGGTCCAAATCCTTATTTTGTCTCACGTCAAAGTACGTGCCAACTAGAAGGAGATGCTTCAGTTCATG AAATACTCAATCAGCAAAATTTGTCATATTCTTCTCTCTCACAAACTGGATCAGATGTTAAAATTGTTCAGTCTCTAATACCAATATGGGAG GAGTTTGAAAAGGCTGGAGTGTATGGTGCAAGCTCACTTTCTATGCCTGGAAAACCGCACCCGAAAGATATTTTGAGAACTCTGTCTGATGGGGTTGAATTTGTGGACAAATATGTGGAGTTGTTCGGCAACACAAGTACTCAACTGAAGAATGATATGTCCTCTGATGATCACAATGTGGATGAGTCTAATCATATTAATGTATGTGTTGAGCAGTCACCCACTGACAAAGTATTGTCCAATGTGGGACCATCAGATCTGAAG ACCGCAGATCATGAAGCTTTGACACTACTTAACTGGCTTGCATCTTCTCAAGCTGCAGAAGATATAAACTCTGATGATGAACTTGCTCGTGAAACCATTTTGAGTCCCTTGTTACCGGCACCAACCATGTTCAAAATGTTGGAGAGAGCTAATATAGATTATGAAAGTCAATCCCAGCAAGAGTGTCAGGACATTCTTGATTGTGTTGAGGACTCGATAGACATTCTATCTTCAAAGAAAAAGGTGCTTCAGCACACCGATAATTGCCAATTGACATTGAAGAAAAATACTCCCTGGACGGATGGCTCTAATGTGGACCAAAAGTTAATTCCATGTGCTGCTAAGTCATCTGAAGTAGAGATGAGTTGTGAATATGAGAAGTCTTTGCAAGCCCACACAGATGTTGAGTTTGGTTCAAGATGTACTACTATTCAGAAAAGAAAAAGACCTCTGCAGAGTTCTGGATCTTTTTCCATGAATGATGAGGTGGAAGGTGATATACAATCTAAAACTGCCCATGAGAGTATACATTCAAACTGTTTTGCTGATAACGATGAAATTAAGAGAATTTGCGATGTTGCAACCGGGTGCGTGGAGAGTGATTTTAAATGTTCAGAAGAAACTACTGTGGATCTTGGATCTTCAGTGCGTGATTTGATGAGGAGAAAGCGGTGCTACCGGGCTGAGCAAGCAGCAAAAGTTGGGAGGAAGACTTGTGAAACACAATCTGAATCAAAAGCAGCTGATAGTAGTTTTCTAGATACTAACGAAAAACAAGTTTCTACATCAACTTCCAGATCGGAAAACAGATATCTCGGTACCAGTACAATGCATGAACACACCAAAAATACATCGCAGTGGGTTGACTCTAAGAATCAAAATTCTGCAGCTGAACCGGGATTTCGTGAATATCTGACAGGTGAAGATTTAACAGACGTTTCTAAAGCTGTTACACCATTGAGTTTTAATCGCTCATCCAAACCTGACCCCTGTTTTAGAAAGTTGAATTTTGACGATGATGATAAACTTTTGGGGACTGAGAAAGTGCTTCCAAGTGATGCTGTGTATTCAAGTCCATCCTGTACTCTTCAGACAGAAAATGTGGTTTTGGACAATCCAGGTCAATTTTCCAGTTGCGATAACACCAACCATTCGCAGAGAGAATCAGAATTATCAGCTGAGAAATCAAAGGGACTTGAGAGAACAATAACTCATATACATACGCGTTGTTCCAGCAGTGGGCAAAACG TCCCAGACAACGTTATAGACGCCGGCCCTTCATTCCTTATTCATGATTTCCCAGAAATAAAAGATCAGAACGCTAAATCTATAAAAGAAGATTTTAATCATCACCAAAAAGGAGACTTGGGCAATCCTGCTCACTTTCACAGTGATAGTTCTTCATACATTTTGACCCCTACAATTTTTCCTCCATCTGCAGATAGTGTTGATAGATGGCTGTCACAAGAGGACACAG GTTCACTTGGCATTTCGATTGATTCACATGGTTCTCTAGCTGCTGCCCGTAGAGACCGTATGCTGGATTCTGGCTTGCTACCTCAAGATGATACCATCATAGCTCAAGTGAAACAGCAATTTGAAGGAAGCCATAATGCTGGACTGCGACCTTTACATTCTGACTCTTTGAAGATGTCAAAGAATGAGGTTACTACATTATTTATTAAGAAAGACACCTGTTTCTTAGAAGATACTTCTCAGATATCTGCACCTGATGGAAAATCAAAGTTAACTCCTTCAAGTCAAATTGGATTTCGGGATCCTGCAAGTGTCGGTGGCGGGCAGCAACTAACAGTGTTTAGTATTGAG GTGCAAGCACAATCCAAGGGAGACTCACAACCCGATCCTCGACTAGATGCCATTAATTTCATAGTACTAGTTATCTTTGAAGACGATGAGTTGATGACTGAGACTCATGTTCTTTTGCGCAGTGATACTGCACCTGCTCAAAG AAATCTTGATGGAATATCTTCTTGCAAGATCTTGGTTTTCTCAGAAGAAAAGGAATTGGTTAATCATTTTATAAAGGTCATACATTCTTATGATCCGGATATAATAATGGGATGGGATATTCAGGGTGGTTCTCTTGGATATCTTGCTGAAAGGGCTGCACAGATTGGTATTGGTTTACTTAATAAAATTTCACGCACAGTTTCTCAAACCACCGAACTCGGTCAGGATTTAGATGTTCATGTGAAAAGTGTAATAACTGACGCACTTCTAGAGCCAAGTGTTGCTCATCCTTCGGTTCTTGATGATGCAATCATCGATGATGAGTGGGGTCGAACTCATGCAAGTGGTATCCATGTTAGCGGCAGAATTATCCTCAATTGTTGGCGGTTGGTCCGCAGTGAAGTTAAACTTAATATGTACACGGCTGAAGCTGTAGCTGAAGAAGTTTTGAGGCAAAAGATTCCATTTATCCCGTGCAAAGAATTGACAAAATGGTTTGCAAGTGGTCCTGGACGAGCAAGATACCGTTGTATCGAATATATCATAGATAAAGCAAAGCTAAATATTCAGATAACGACTCAACTCGATATG ATTAATCGAACATCAGAACTTGCTCGTGTGTTTGGCATTGATTTCTTTTCAGTTCTCTCGCGAGGGTCACAATATCGTGTTGAATCTATGCTTTTGAGGTTGGCACATACACAGAATTATCTTGCAATTGCGCCTGGGAGCCAACAG GTAGCTTCTCAACCTGCAATGGAATGTCTTCCTCTTGTGATGGAGCCAGAATCAGGATTTTATGCAGACCCAGTCGTCGTGTTAGATTTTCAATCACTCTATCCATCAATGATAATAGCATACAACCTGTGCTTCTGCACATGCCTCGGAAAAGTTACACCTGCAAAGTCAAACACCCTTGGTGTGAGTTCATATTCACCAGATCCAAATGTTTTGCTGGATTTGAAAGATGAGATCTTACTTACCCCTAATGGTGTAATGTATGTTCCTTCGAAG GTCCGTAAAGGTGTACTGCCCCGTTTATTAGAAGAAATATTATCCACTAGAATTATGGTAAAACAGGCAATGAAAAAGTTGGCTCCTTCAGAGAGGGTTCGTAAGAGG ATATTCAATGCTAGACAACTTGCCCTGAAGCTAATAGCAAATGTAACATATGGCTATACAGCGGCTGGGTTTAGTGGTCGCATGCCATGCGCAGAGCTTGCTGATAGTATTGTTCAATGCGGACGTAGAACTTTGGAAACTGCTATTTCATTTGTTAATGCACATGAGAAATGGAAAGCCAAGGTGCTATATGGTGATACAGATAG CTTGTTTGTGCTCCTTAAAGGACGCTCTGTGAAAGAAGCCCTTGAAATTGGGCAAGATATTGCATCTACAGTGACTGCAATGAATCCAAATCCAGTTACATTAAAATTGGAGAAAGTTTACCATCCTTGCTTCCTTCTTACTAAGAAGCGTTATGTGGGATACAGTTATGAGAGCTTTGACCAAGTCAAGCCAATATTTGATGCCAAAGGTATTGAGACAGTGCGCAGAGATACATGTGGCGCTGTTTCTAAGACAATGGAGCAGTCATTAAGATTGTTTTTTGAACATCAGGATCTTTTTAAG GTTAAAAAATACCTGCTGCGTCAGTGGAAACGGATTCTATCTGGAAGAGTCTCCCTTCAGGATTTTGTTTTCGCGAAGGAGGTACGATTGGGCACATATAGTTCTCGTACTTCCTCGCTCCCTCCGGCTGCAATTGTGGCCACTAAAGCAATGAAAAATGATCCTAGGGCAGAGCCGCGTTATGCAGAAAGAATACCTTATGTTGTGGTCCATGGTGAACCTGGGGCTCGTTTAGTTGATATGGTAGTAGACCCATTGGAACTCCTGGCAATTAATTCGCCTTTTAAATTGAATGATTTGTATTACATCAAAAAGCAAATAATCCCAGCTTTACAACGAGTATTTACACTAGTTGGAGTCGATTTGAACCAGTGGTTTCAAGAAATGCCCCGTCCAGAGCAGAAGGTGTTTGGTAAACATCAACTTAATGCTTTGAATCCCAACCGAACTAGAATTGACTCCTACTATCTCTCGAAGCATTGCATCCTTTGTGGTGAGTTGGTCCAGGCATCAACTTATATATGTGGTAAATGTTCTAAACACGAAGCTACTGTTGCAACAGTCATGGTAGGAAGAACCTCAAAACTTGAAAGAGAGATTCAACACCTTGCTGAT ATTTGCCGACATTGTGGAGGTGGAGATTGGATTATAGAAAGTGGCGTGAAATGTACCTCTCTTGCATGTTCCGTCTTTTTTGAGAGGAGAAAAGTCCAAAAAGAGTTGCAATCCCTTTCTGCTATTGCTACAGAAGCCAACTTCTATCCCAGGTGCATTGTGGAGTGGTTCTAA
- the LOC141668332 gene encoding DNA polymerase zeta catalytic subunit-like isoform X1 → MEESQENPNNTIFSVRIVSIDYYMSPPIPDLDISYSSFQGDKVKEVPVIRIFGSTPAGQKTCLHIHQALPYLYVPCSELSLRPEHDGDACTHALSLAIEKALKLKGNAGSKRQHVHGCSVVQARRLYGYKSSEEFFVKIFLYYPQDVSRAANLLVGGAILDKVLQPHESHVPFLLQFLIDHNLYGMGHLHVSKMMFRIPVPDGSWSKAKDNRQHRLKTNNSDSLPVDSLVDSGGNACLGLPLWTSLTIPNGWIWQQSSQLDPSIGPNPYFVSRQSTCQLEGDASVHEILNQQNLSYSSLSQTGSDVKIVQSLIPIWEEFEKAGVYGASSLSMPGKPHPKDILRTLSDGVEFVDKYVELFGNTSTQLKNDMSSDDHNVDESNHINVCVEQSPTDKVLSNVGPSDLKTADHEALTLLNWLASSQAAEDINSDDELARETILSPLLPAPTMFKMLERANIDYESQSQQECQDILDCVEDSIDILSSKKKVLQHTDNCQLTLKKNTPWTDGSNVDQKLIPCAAKSSEVEMSCEYEKSLQAHTDVEFGSRCTTIQKRKRPLQSSGSFSMNDEVEGDIQSKTAHESIHSNCFADNDEIKRICDVATGCVESDFKCSEETTVDLGSSVRDLMRRKRCYRAEQAAKVGRKTCETQSESKAADSSFLDTNEKQVSTSTSRSENRYLGTSTMHEHTKNTSQWVDSKNQNSAAEPGFREYLTGEDLTDVSKAVTPLSFNRSSKPDPCFRKLNFDDDDKLLGTEKVLPSDAVYSSPSCTLQTENVVLDNPGQFSSCDNTNHSQRESELSAEKSKGLERTITHIHTRCSSSGQNVPDNVIDAGPSFLIHDFPEIKDQNAKSIKEDFNHHQKGDLGNPAHFHSDSSSYILTPTIFPPSADSVDRWLSQEDTGSLGISIDSHGSLAAARRDRMLDSGLLPQDDTIIAQVKQQFEGSHNAGLRPLHSDSLKMSKNEVTTLFIKKDTCFLEDTSQISAPDGKSKLTPSSQIGFRDPASVGGGQQLTVFSIEVQAQSKGDSQPDPRLDAINFIVLVIFEDDELMTETHVLLRSDTAPAQRNLDGISSCKILVFSEEKELVNHFIKVIHSYDPDIIMGWDIQGGSLGYLAERAAQIGIGLLNKISRTVSQTTELGQDLDVHVKSVITDALLEPSVAHPSVLDDAIIDDEWGRTHASGIHVSGRIILNCWRLVRSEVKLNMYTAEAVAEEVLRQKIPFIPCKELTKWFASGPGRARYRCIEYIIDKAKLNIQITTQLDMINRTSELARVFGIDFFSVLSRGSQYRVESMLLRLAHTQNYLAIAPGSQQVASQPAMECLPLVMEPESGFYADPVVVLDFQSLYPSMIIAYNLCFCTCLGKVTPAKSNTLGVSSYSPDPNVLLDLKDEILLTPNGVMYVPSKVRKGVLPRLLEEILSTRIMVKQAMKKLAPSERVRKRIFNARQLALKLIANVTYGYTAAGFSGRMPCAELADSIVQCGRRTLETAISFVNAHEKWKAKVLYGDTDSLFVLLKGRSVKEALEIGQDIASTVTAMNPNPVTLKLEKVYHPCFLLTKKRYVGYSYESFDQVKPIFDAKGIETVRRDTCGAVSKTMEQSLRLFFEHQDLFKVKKYLLRQWKRILSGRVSLQDFVFAKEVRLGTYSSRTSSLPPAAIVATKAMKNDPRAEPRYAERIPYVVVHGEPGARLVDMVVDPLELLAINSPFKLNDLYYIKKQIIPALQRVFTLVGVDLNQWFQEMPRPEQKVFGKHQLNALNPNRTRIDSYYLSKHCILCGELVQASTYICGKCSKHEATVATVMVGRTSKLEREIQHLADICRHCGGGDWIIESGVKCTSLACSVFFERRKVQKELQSLSAIATEANFYPRCIVEWF, encoded by the exons GTGATAAAGTAAAAGAAGTGCCTGTTATAAGAATATTTGGTTCCACTCCTGCTGGGCAAAAAACATGCCTCCACATTCACCAG GCTTTACCTTATTTATATGTTCCTTGTTCTGAACTGTCCCTTCGACCAGAGCACGACG GTGATGCATGCACTCACGCTCTCTCACTTGCCATTGAGAAGGCATTAAAG CTCAAAGGAAATGCGGGTTCAAAACGTCAGCATGTGCATGGTTGCAGTGTTGTCCAAGCAAGGAGATTATATGGCTATAAATCTTCAGAGGAATTTTTTGTCAAGATTTTTCT ATATTATCCACAGGATGTTTCTCGTGCTGCTAATCTGCTTGTG GGAGGTGCAATCCTTGATAAAGTTTTACAACCTCACGAGTCACACGTGCCATTCCTTCTCCAGTTTCTG ATTGACCATAACCTTTATGGAATGGGTCATCTGCATGTATCCAAGATGATGTTCCGCATTCCGGTACCAGATGGTTCTTGGAGTAAAGCAAAGGATAACAGACAACACAGGCTTAAGACGAACAACAGTGATAGTTTGCCCGTTGATTCTCTG GTCGACTCGGGTGGAAATGCATGTTTAGGTTTACCCCTATGGACTTCCCTCACAATTCCAAATGGTTGGATTTGGCAACAATCTAGTCAGCTAGATCCTTCAATAGGTCCAAATCCTTATTTTGTCTCACGTCAAAGTACGTGCCAACTAGAAGGAGATGCTTCAGTTCATG AAATACTCAATCAGCAAAATTTGTCATATTCTTCTCTCTCACAAACTGGATCAGATGTTAAAATTGTTCAGTCTCTAATACCAATATGGGAG GAGTTTGAAAAGGCTGGAGTGTATGGTGCAAGCTCACTTTCTATGCCTGGAAAACCGCACCCGAAAGATATTTTGAGAACTCTGTCTGATGGGGTTGAATTTGTGGACAAATATGTGGAGTTGTTCGGCAACACAAGTACTCAACTGAAGAATGATATGTCCTCTGATGATCACAATGTGGATGAGTCTAATCATATTAATGTATGTGTTGAGCAGTCACCCACTGACAAAGTATTGTCCAATGTGGGACCATCAGATCTGAAG ACCGCAGATCATGAAGCTTTGACACTACTTAACTGGCTTGCATCTTCTCAAGCTGCAGAAGATATAAACTCTGATGATGAACTTGCTCGTGAAACCATTTTGAGTCCCTTGTTACCGGCACCAACCATGTTCAAAATGTTGGAGAGAGCTAATATAGATTATGAAAGTCAATCCCAGCAAGAGTGTCAGGACATTCTTGATTGTGTTGAGGACTCGATAGACATTCTATCTTCAAAGAAAAAGGTGCTTCAGCACACCGATAATTGCCAATTGACATTGAAGAAAAATACTCCCTGGACGGATGGCTCTAATGTGGACCAAAAGTTAATTCCATGTGCTGCTAAGTCATCTGAAGTAGAGATGAGTTGTGAATATGAGAAGTCTTTGCAAGCCCACACAGATGTTGAGTTTGGTTCAAGATGTACTACTATTCAGAAAAGAAAAAGACCTCTGCAGAGTTCTGGATCTTTTTCCATGAATGATGAGGTGGAAGGTGATATACAATCTAAAACTGCCCATGAGAGTATACATTCAAACTGTTTTGCTGATAACGATGAAATTAAGAGAATTTGCGATGTTGCAACCGGGTGCGTGGAGAGTGATTTTAAATGTTCAGAAGAAACTACTGTGGATCTTGGATCTTCAGTGCGTGATTTGATGAGGAGAAAGCGGTGCTACCGGGCTGAGCAAGCAGCAAAAGTTGGGAGGAAGACTTGTGAAACACAATCTGAATCAAAAGCAGCTGATAGTAGTTTTCTAGATACTAACGAAAAACAAGTTTCTACATCAACTTCCAGATCGGAAAACAGATATCTCGGTACCAGTACAATGCATGAACACACCAAAAATACATCGCAGTGGGTTGACTCTAAGAATCAAAATTCTGCAGCTGAACCGGGATTTCGTGAATATCTGACAGGTGAAGATTTAACAGACGTTTCTAAAGCTGTTACACCATTGAGTTTTAATCGCTCATCCAAACCTGACCCCTGTTTTAGAAAGTTGAATTTTGACGATGATGATAAACTTTTGGGGACTGAGAAAGTGCTTCCAAGTGATGCTGTGTATTCAAGTCCATCCTGTACTCTTCAGACAGAAAATGTGGTTTTGGACAATCCAGGTCAATTTTCCAGTTGCGATAACACCAACCATTCGCAGAGAGAATCAGAATTATCAGCTGAGAAATCAAAGGGACTTGAGAGAACAATAACTCATATACATACGCGTTGTTCCAGCAGTGGGCAAAACG TCCCAGACAACGTTATAGACGCCGGCCCTTCATTCCTTATTCATGATTTCCCAGAAATAAAAGATCAGAACGCTAAATCTATAAAAGAAGATTTTAATCATCACCAAAAAGGAGACTTGGGCAATCCTGCTCACTTTCACAGTGATAGTTCTTCATACATTTTGACCCCTACAATTTTTCCTCCATCTGCAGATAGTGTTGATAGATGGCTGTCACAAGAGGACACAG GTTCACTTGGCATTTCGATTGATTCACATGGTTCTCTAGCTGCTGCCCGTAGAGACCGTATGCTGGATTCTGGCTTGCTACCTCAAGATGATACCATCATAGCTCAAGTGAAACAGCAATTTGAAGGAAGCCATAATGCTGGACTGCGACCTTTACATTCTGACTCTTTGAAGATGTCAAAGAATGAGGTTACTACATTATTTATTAAGAAAGACACCTGTTTCTTAGAAGATACTTCTCAGATATCTGCACCTGATGGAAAATCAAAGTTAACTCCTTCAAGTCAAATTGGATTTCGGGATCCTGCAAGTGTCGGTGGCGGGCAGCAACTAACAGTGTTTAGTATTGAG GTGCAAGCACAATCCAAGGGAGACTCACAACCCGATCCTCGACTAGATGCCATTAATTTCATAGTACTAGTTATCTTTGAAGACGATGAGTTGATGACTGAGACTCATGTTCTTTTGCGCAGTGATACTGCACCTGCTCAAAG AAATCTTGATGGAATATCTTCTTGCAAGATCTTGGTTTTCTCAGAAGAAAAGGAATTGGTTAATCATTTTATAAAGGTCATACATTCTTATGATCCGGATATAATAATGGGATGGGATATTCAGGGTGGTTCTCTTGGATATCTTGCTGAAAGGGCTGCACAGATTGGTATTGGTTTACTTAATAAAATTTCACGCACAGTTTCTCAAACCACCGAACTCGGTCAGGATTTAGATGTTCATGTGAAAAGTGTAATAACTGACGCACTTCTAGAGCCAAGTGTTGCTCATCCTTCGGTTCTTGATGATGCAATCATCGATGATGAGTGGGGTCGAACTCATGCAAGTGGTATCCATGTTAGCGGCAGAATTATCCTCAATTGTTGGCGGTTGGTCCGCAGTGAAGTTAAACTTAATATGTACACGGCTGAAGCTGTAGCTGAAGAAGTTTTGAGGCAAAAGATTCCATTTATCCCGTGCAAAGAATTGACAAAATGGTTTGCAAGTGGTCCTGGACGAGCAAGATACCGTTGTATCGAATATATCATAGATAAAGCAAAGCTAAATATTCAGATAACGACTCAACTCGATATG ATTAATCGAACATCAGAACTTGCTCGTGTGTTTGGCATTGATTTCTTTTCAGTTCTCTCGCGAGGGTCACAATATCGTGTTGAATCTATGCTTTTGAGGTTGGCACATACACAGAATTATCTTGCAATTGCGCCTGGGAGCCAACAG GTAGCTTCTCAACCTGCAATGGAATGTCTTCCTCTTGTGATGGAGCCAGAATCAGGATTTTATGCAGACCCAGTCGTCGTGTTAGATTTTCAATCACTCTATCCATCAATGATAATAGCATACAACCTGTGCTTCTGCACATGCCTCGGAAAAGTTACACCTGCAAAGTCAAACACCCTTGGTGTGAGTTCATATTCACCAGATCCAAATGTTTTGCTGGATTTGAAAGATGAGATCTTACTTACCCCTAATGGTGTAATGTATGTTCCTTCGAAG GTCCGTAAAGGTGTACTGCCCCGTTTATTAGAAGAAATATTATCCACTAGAATTATGGTAAAACAGGCAATGAAAAAGTTGGCTCCTTCAGAGAGGGTTCGTAAGAGG ATATTCAATGCTAGACAACTTGCCCTGAAGCTAATAGCAAATGTAACATATGGCTATACAGCGGCTGGGTTTAGTGGTCGCATGCCATGCGCAGAGCTTGCTGATAGTATTGTTCAATGCGGACGTAGAACTTTGGAAACTGCTATTTCATTTGTTAATGCACATGAGAAATGGAAAGCCAAGGTGCTATATGGTGATACAGATAG CTTGTTTGTGCTCCTTAAAGGACGCTCTGTGAAAGAAGCCCTTGAAATTGGGCAAGATATTGCATCTACAGTGACTGCAATGAATCCAAATCCAGTTACATTAAAATTGGAGAAAGTTTACCATCCTTGCTTCCTTCTTACTAAGAAGCGTTATGTGGGATACAGTTATGAGAGCTTTGACCAAGTCAAGCCAATATTTGATGCCAAAGGTATTGAGACAGTGCGCAGAGATACATGTGGCGCTGTTTCTAAGACAATGGAGCAGTCATTAAGATTGTTTTTTGAACATCAGGATCTTTTTAAG GTTAAAAAATACCTGCTGCGTCAGTGGAAACGGATTCTATCTGGAAGAGTCTCCCTTCAGGATTTTGTTTTCGCGAAGGAGGTACGATTGGGCACATATAGTTCTCGTACTTCCTCGCTCCCTCCGGCTGCAATTGTGGCCACTAAAGCAATGAAAAATGATCCTAGGGCAGAGCCGCGTTATGCAGAAAGAATACCTTATGTTGTGGTCCATGGTGAACCTGGGGCTCGTTTAGTTGATATGGTAGTAGACCCATTGGAACTCCTGGCAATTAATTCGCCTTTTAAATTGAATGATTTGTATTACATCAAAAAGCAAATAATCCCAGCTTTACAACGAGTATTTACACTAGTTGGAGTCGATTTGAACCAGTGGTTTCAAGAAATGCCCCGTCCAGAGCAGAAGGTGTTTGGTAAACATCAACTTAATGCTTTGAATCCCAACCGAACTAGAATTGACTCCTACTATCTCTCGAAGCATTGCATCCTTTGTGGTGAGTTGGTCCAGGCATCAACTTATATATGTGGTAAATGTTCTAAACACGAAGCTACTGTTGCAACAGTCATGGTAGGAAGAACCTCAAAACTTGAAAGAGAGATTCAACACCTTGCTGAT ATTTGCCGACATTGTGGAGGTGGAGATTGGATTATAGAAAGTGGCGTGAAATGTACCTCTCTTGCATGTTCCGTCTTTTTTGAGAGGAGAAAAGTCCAAAAAGAGTTGCAATCCCTTTCTGCTATTGCTACAGAAGCCAACTTCTATCCCAGGTGCATTGTGGAGTGGTTCTAA